GAGATTCAGTTCCATATAGAAATTTTGCTGAGATTTCCCAAAGCAACTTctctttatttattccttttatttcactgttaaaaaaatattgacaatgGATTATTTAGAGTCCGTATTGCCTGAGAAAGGTGTCAATCTGTTACAACCTTTCCTTTGTTAAACCTgtagatatatttatattacaagAGCCACAACAAAATCATAAATTGCTCCTAAGTTagggaaaattggaaaaaagagCTATTGGTTTAATTCTTCTTAGTACAAAACAGTATCTTCtctattatttcactttttctcttattaaaatcTTCAATAATCAGAGCAAATAACTTACTATTTGAAAGCAATCATGCTTAGGTATAAATCTATCGATTCCATAGTGATTGAAAATAGCAAAGTTAAATGTGTCAGTTCAGAGAATTACAAAATAGTTGAGTGGCTTTTCCTACAATTTCTACTCTAGAAATCTGTATagtaatattttcttccacttattactaaattaacatacaacaacaacaaacctgtCTCTGAATTGCTGGGCTTTTATATCTTATATAAAGTATGAAAAGATCAGAATTCTAGTAATGTATGCTTTAAGTTAGGATAAGTATATCATCAGCTCATATTCTTTATCTAAAgagtagaagaaataaatgattttgaaTGAATATTTCAGCACCACAATCTATAAGGAGCTAAGAGGAAGATACCTATTACATGGGCCATGCTCTTGCTGATCTTACATTTTTGGACTATGAAAACATGAATGATTTACTATATTTCAGAATAATACTTAAACATTCTACAGTTTTAACATGTTATACTAAATAAGACATAGAAGAATATTTTGATGCAACAAAATAAATTGGTCTGAGAACCTCTACCATAGAGCATGGAATACACAAATGAGCTAAGTAGTCATCTAGACTGCAAAAAAGAGAATTTATGAAAAGTTCATGGCTTCAGGGACTTGGTTCAAAGGCTCAAATAATGCTACAGGGTTTGAATAGTTGTATTCTGGTTTTTCATGGTGGCCTCTGGTGTCATCAGACTCCTGTTGGCTTAACACCAAGTCCACCTTAGCTCCAAACCCAGGTTGAGGGTATTTCAGGCACTGAATGGAAACCCTGGTTCCCAGACCAGCTCCTGCTTGCACCACATCTGTGTTACTGCTCAGtcctgcaggcagctgcagggcAGCCTGTCAGAACAGGTGAAGGAATAAACTTTGAGTCCTGGCAGGTTGTTAGCATCCTTTGAGCTACAGTTTTTATTGGTTAGACATATGGCATGTGAACCTCTGTTTGGATTCTTACTTAAAATCCTTCAAATGTTAGGGGCAGGCCTGGATTAGGCAATAGTaggaattttgctttttaacctGAGAGCAGGAAACAGCCATTTGGAGTTTAAGAAGGAAAATGATGagataaaatacagattttaaaaaatacctttactATCATATAACGGACATAAATTACTTCCACATGTTTAATGTGTATAACTGATAAATTTTGACACACTAATGAAAGGATTATCAcaattgaaaaaaggaaaagaaaataatttttgaagaacgtgtattcaacaaatggcttttatctaaaatatataaaggattcTTAAAATTCAGTAAgcagaaaaacaacccaattaaaaatgaacaaactatcTAAACCATTACTTCACCAAAGAGGATAAGTAAACATCAGAGAAGCACCTGCAAAGATCCTCAACACCTATAGGCACCAGGAAGATGCTGGTTTGTATTTTACAAAGTCACTTTGGCTTCAGTGCAGTGAGGGATTAGGGACCCAGGGTGGCTGCAGAAAGGACAGTTAAGAGGCTATTGTCTCAGGACTAGTAAAAGACAGTGGTTGCTGGAGTTAAGATGGTGGTTGTGGAGATAGGGGGAGAATGACAAGTTAGGGAAATATTCAGGAAGCAAAATAGATAGGCCTTGAGATTGACTTTGATTTCAGAGGGTAACGTGTAAGagataatttgaaattttctGGTTTATGCAGTTGCGTGGATCACGGTCCCATTCACAAACATGGGGAAGCCAGGAGGAAGATTAGGTGTGGGGAAAGATTGAGTTTATACTCAATGAGCACCTTAGGGCTACCTCTGAGACACCAAAGTAGAATCGTGGAGCTGGCAATTGGAGTGAGATGGGTACTGAGCTTTGTCTCCTATTTGGAAACTGAAAGGCAGTGTGGATGAAGTTTtagtgggaaggaagagaaagcagggaTTGCCAAAGCAGATTTCCCTGGTCCATATAGCAAGAAGGGAACATGCTTTTCCTACAGGGCGGACACTAGAAAAGCAGGAAGAACCTCTTGGTGAAGAGGAGGTTCAGAGACCTCCTTTAAATACTCTGCTTGAAACCCTTGAGGCCTTTGGCCAGTCTTGGGGTACTTGAGCCAGGACAGAGTGAAGTCAAAGATCTTCCGAGTCTCACCACTCCTCCGCTTCCTAACCTCCCCCATTGCTAACTCCCAGCTAATATGCAGATTGCATTTATGTAATTGTGGCTTTGGAAAATCAAAAAAAGGTCTACTGTGcaggttatttaaaattttaccaaataatcTGTCTAGTTTTCCCACAAGGATTATATAATCtgttgaaggaagaaaaaaacattctccttcatttttataCCTTGTTAGTGAATCATAACTATACTCTTCCTTAGGTCCCCTTTCCATCTCAGTCTGGTTCTCACATTCTTAGAAAGAACAATGGGGTCTTTAAATTCCCTCAGTTTGTGTTGGGAAGAGGCCAAAATTAGTGTCCCACTGATAGTCAGAATAGCCTTCTAGCAGTACAATCTAGGAAAGGCATTTAAATCTTCCCCCCTCTTCTTTTCCTAGTTTGGCATATCCTGGCTTGTATTCTGCTCTTCCTGTAAATatgagaggaaataaaagaccCTATTCAGCCCTCTTTGTCTGAAAAGTCTGGCATTTCAGTGGTTTTCTTTAAGGGGGGTCCTCATTTGTGGAACCAGCTTTGCCACTAACGGAAATCAATCTGAATGTcctattgtttatcttttttctttcctcacagTCTGAAATTGCCTTTGCCAAGTTTTCGAGCGGAACCTGAAAGACCCTCTCTCATTTTCCCGTTCGTTCCCTGCCTCCAGCTCCATTGAATCGTTGCAGAGCTTTCTCAGGCAGAAGGGCTGCCCTGTGAGTGCTGGGAGGACCTCGACCTACTCCGCTAACCCAGTGGCCTGAGCCAATCACAAAGAGGATCGGAACCTCACTTGagcctccccctcacccctccccctgcagcaGCCTCCAGGAAAGGACACTGAAGGGGTGTGTTTGCAATTTAAGTCCTTAGCTTTCTGCCCGCCCCTTTTCCAAATAAGAAGGCTGGAGCTGCTATGAGGTGCAAAGGGGTCTTCTGAATTGCAATAGGATTCAGAAATCCCCGCTCCTGTGCTTAATCTGTTTTCAAAGCTAACGGGAAAGGGCAAGGATGGTGGAGGCTTTCTGTGCTACCTGGAAGCTAACGGACAGTCAGAACTTTGATGAGTACATGAAGGCTCTAGGTGGGTAAAAATCAGATGTCCTCTTCTTAACCTACAGCTTCAGATACTCGCAGATTTCTTTTACACCCATTAGATTGGCAAGTGGCAAAGATAGATCGCATTGTCATAATCGGATGCTAGGCTGCGCGTTTCCCCGGGAATGGATTTTTAAGGTGACAGTTGCCTGCTTACTTGCCCAGGGCCAAATAATGGTGCATCTAATAGTGTGTAGTGGATGGGAAGCTTCTGTGcctttgtcattttctcttcagCATCCACTTATTTGGCATCTATATATTATTACAGCTCAGAAGCTGTATTCAGTGTTTATGGGCTAAACATGCTCTAACACAACTTTTACTTTAGGACCTGGATTCCAAAGTCGGAAGGCAGTTTTCTGCCTGGTGAGCTATTTTGGAAGTTGCTGCTGATTGTATTGCTTCCCTTTGCTCTTTTAGGTGTGGGCTTTGCCACCAGACAGGTGGGAAATGTGACTAAGCCAACTGTGATCATCAGTCAGGAGGGGGATAGAGTGGTGATCAGGACTCAGAGCACATTCAAGAACACAGAGATTGACTTCCATCTGGGAGAAGAATTTGATGAAACCACTGCAGATGACAGAAGCTGCAAGGTAAGAAGCCACTTCGCCAGGGGGAGGATaagggggaatgagtgaagaagGGAGATTCTGGATGCTACTGTTTTTTTAGATGTTGGGAAATGGAGAATGTTCTCGGTATTTCAATTCAGAGAGAAGGACATCAGGGCTAATTTTGCATTCTAGCACCTATAGGTTATGTTCTGAACTATAGGTACTTGCCATAGCTCAAAACATGAATCTACTTTTTACCATGTGTTTTCACATTATATATCAAACCTgtttttcaaaatagtgtttgtttgaaagaataattacattttatttaacctctctgattgCCTCAGACTGACCAAATAGACAGCCCGCCTCATTCTAAGTCTTTGCTTAAAGGAGAAGGGTTACTAAGCACTTGTGCATAATTTTTACTCCTAATATATGAAGTTTTGTAACAGAGGATATGGTACTAATATGATAATTAGTTTTTCACAGTTATACAACTCTTTCAAAAATCACTGCATTTGAACTTTATATTGGAAATTGGATTTGTAACTATTTTTATGTTCTGCATTTTGTTGTTATTCTCAGTCTGTTGTTAGCCTAGATGGAGACAAACTCATTCATGTACAGAAATGGGATGGCAAAGAAACAACTTTTGTAAGAGAAATTAAGGACGGCAAAATGGTCATGGTAAGTAATGGCAatcctcccttccttcatcccctccccttttctaatcccctttcctctccctccctcccctctctcacctcctccctttccttccctcccttcccccttcgctcttccctccctcccttctctaataACATTAAGTCATTAGCAGCGTTCTTTAACCAAGTGTAAAACAGAAGAAGTAAACATATCCTAGTTGTTTCCTCACCTATGCTCCTTTAACTATAGAAAAAGATAATTCTTAgtgtagttaaaaaaaatgttgccaTTGATTTACCTAACTTGTGTTAAAAGAATTTTTGTAGGATCACTGCAAATGCTTAATCctcaaataaaatctaaatataaaactatCATGGAAATATATAAAGATGATTGATATTCCTACAAGAATATCAAGCTTAATGGATCTCAGAAAAAGTTACTTTATAACTCCTGTAATAAAGAAGAGATCTTCAAACATTTTAGAGTTCAGTTTATAAAGGCTATACAAGTTCAGTGCAGATAATTTAGAATAAAACACGAAAGTAtaacaaatgtaaaaatgttaaaGTCCTCTCTAATTTCTCCTCAGAGAGAACCCTCTTGATGTTACTTCCAGTCTTTCTTTTAAGGCATAATGTACCTTTTACACATACCTATTCAAAACCGGTAGTCatgtaaaaactataaaatagaaaataattaaaaattatttccctaATTATATACAACATCATAAGTTGGGAAAAATATTATGTCTTAATATAGCATCCCAGacacctttgtgtgtgtgtatgtgtgtgtgtgtactgattAATGGTATTCTGATCACACTGGATAGTCAATATATcatattgcttttttatttttttgagaggtGGGGTTGCTTTTCATATTCCTTCTAAGATAATAGcagaagagggttttttttggtttttacccccttccccttccctgcaaTGAGAGCTGCTGTAGACTGGGATACAGGGTTTCCACATTCACATTCCTTTTCTTGGGTGCAAGTGGAGAGCAGGGGGCCAGTTGTTTGTTCATGTTAACAAATATTTGCCCACATTTTCCCTCAGTGATTATCAAAAGAAAGGCTTCACCTCTGAAAAACTCAATCTgaattttcctttctgcttttatctccattttccccctgaTACAGAAAAGTGGATAGCTCAGCTTTGGCTGGATGGCTCTGATCAGGAAACATTGAGTTCAAAAAGGGAGATTAAGCAATGAATGATAAATACGGACATGCTCTTGAAATTCACATTAATAcgtgaaaataatgaaaatctaaAAACACCCCTAAATTTTGTAAAGAGGTTTTATAGCAATTCTTCAATCTGGATTTGACTTAAAAACCCATGTTCCTTCCACATTGGACGCACAGAACCACCAAGGTTCACGTAGGATGAAGCATGGCAGCCGACGGCAGCCAAAGCTATGAGAACATTTGTGTGTTCGCCTTTACCTTCTGATTTTGGAATGAATatcttcccaatttttcccaatAGTTTGgattttctaaaatgtctttgaAAGTTATCTGGGTCATGAATTGAAAAGTGTTACGAAAACCTGCTAAAATTCATTCACTTTCATAGCAGATAGCAAATTTGCTCCAATTACTCTGATAAcataaggaaaaaggaattctTTTGCCCTGAATCTAGATAGCTAATCTCAGTTTTTGgttcattttacttttacagGCATGAACTGTATATACATGTtctttgctcaataaatataatagttttatttcattttatttgaagaaatgaagaGCCTATGCAGCATTTCATGTTTGTAAATGTCATTATTCTTTTGCATAAtagttaaattatatatatgataatcttaaaaaatttcaGTTCCTGATGTCCCTATCTAAAATGATTTGGTTATCTTTTAAATCTTTCAGACTCTTACTTTCGGTGATGTAGTTGCTGTTCGCCACTATGAGAAGGCATAGAAAGGTTCTTGATCTGGGCCTGGAGAAGCTCTACAGTTTTTCTGTTACTCAAGTCTCAACCCTGTCCTGCTATTACAGCACAGCTGATCACTAATTAGAAGGTTACCCTTGGTGTGGAGGTAGACAATGGTGgtttaaaaacttgtttaaaaaatttgttacttTAAGCAACTAGCTCAATTTGATCTGCAAATTTATCATGTTTTATAGTTTGCATTAAGAatttaaatcatgtttttaaaataaaaaagtgaatacattttataatttccattaGAGTGTAAATCAAATTGGAATAAAAATCTAATAGTATCCCTGAGAGATTtcgttgttgtttttaatatcaCTAATCGGTCTGGGTATTGTATACTAGAGTTTTAAATAAAGTAGCCTTTCCATGACATAAAGTTAGGCTAGAAAAGTTAGCACTTTgtttaaaatactcatttaaaaaaataagcagaggcCTAGGGAAATGTGGATATGCCTCAATTTTGTTTGAGACTTCCACAGAGAATTTGTGATGGTTAAATACATTTGGCTGGGATGCAAAGAGGAATTGTTACCGGGGGTTGGGTTCACAAGTGACCTCTTGCTGTTAGAAACAGGCAGCCTGAAGCAAAATGATATATAGGAAAACGTCTTATTAAAGGGTAAGTataatcaaaatatcaaaatgtcaTATAATTCAAGTTTTTATTGAGA
The Desmodus rotundus isolate HL8 chromosome 11, HLdesRot8A.1, whole genome shotgun sequence genome window above contains:
- the FABP7 gene encoding fatty acid-binding protein, brain; the protein is MVEAFCATWKLTDSQNFDEYMKALGVGFATRQVGNVTKPTVIISQEGDRVVIRTQSTFKNTEIDFHLGEEFDETTADDRSCKSVVSLDGDKLIHVQKWDGKETTFVREIKDGKMVMTLTFGDVVAVRHYEKA